From Numida meleagris isolate 19003 breed g44 Domestic line chromosome 4, NumMel1.0, whole genome shotgun sequence, the proteins below share one genomic window:
- the NMD3 gene encoding 60S ribosomal export protein NMD3 gives MEYLAAPAAPTQGNILCCHCGVPIPPNPANMCVGCLRARVDITEGIPKQLSVSFCKQCERYLQPPGTWIQCALESRELLALCLKKIKASLSKVRLIDAGFIWTEPHSKRLKLKLTVQKEVINGAVLQQVFVVEYLIQSQMCEDCHRIEAKDFWKAVVQVRQKTLHKKTFYYLEQLILKHRLHQNTLRIKEIHDGLDFYYASKQHAQKMVDFLQCTVPSRSKSSQRLTSHDVHSNVYNYKSTFSVEIVPICKDNVVCLSPKLAQSLGNMSQICVCIRVTSTVHLIDPSTLQIAEIDGNTYWRHPFNSLFNPKQLEEFIVMDINRVQEKKKPAGAGARSNKHTLAEAWVKKTSELNTDHQYFCSTHLGHILNPGDLVLGFDLANCNLNDEFVNKMSPHNIPDVVLIKKSCDRAKRQHRRNWKLKELERDREGMDTDDERQYQDFLEDLEEDEAIRKNVNIYRNVDVPVESDTDDDGAPRISLAEMLEDLHIFEDATGGEGANMMTE, from the exons ATGGAGTACCTGGCGGCCCCCGCGGCGCCCACGCAGGGCAATAT cctctgctgccactgcGGCGTGCCCATCCCGCCCAACCCGGCCAACATGTGCGTGGGCTGCCTGCGGGCGCGCGTGGACATCACCGAGGGCATCCCCAAGCAGCTCAGCGTCAGCTTCTGCAAGCAGTGCGAGAG GTATCTTCAGCCTCCAGGAACTTGGATTCAGTGTGCCTTAGAATCAAGAGAGCTTCTTGCTTTGtgtcttaaaaaaattaaagcttcaCTTAGCAAG GTCCGGCTGATCGATGCAGGCTTTATTTGGACCGAACCACACTCTAAGAGACTGAAGCTGAAACTGACTGTTCAGAAGGAG gTGATAAACGGAGCAGTTCTTCAGCAAGTATTTGTGGTGGAATATCTGATTCAGTCTCAGATGTGTGAAGACTGTCATAGGATTGAAGCTAAGGATTTCTGGAAAGCTGTAGTTCAAGTCAGGCAAAAG ACTCTACACAAAAAGACTTTCTACTATTTGGAGCAGCTGATTTTAAAACACAGGCTTCATCAAAATACACTTCGCATCAAGGAAATCCATG atggcCTGGATTTTTATTATGCTTCAAAGCAACACGCTCAGAAGATGGTAGACTTTCTTCAGTGTACAGTTCCATCTAG ATCAAAATCATCCCAGCGCTTGACCTCGCATGATGTTCATAGTAACGTCTACAATTACAAAAGCACTTTCTCCGTGGAAATTGTTCCAATATGCAAG GACAATGTTGTATGTCTGTCACCAAAACTGGCACAGAGTCTTGGTAACATGAGCCAGATCTGCGTGTGCATTAGAGTAACAAGTACGGTCCACCTCATTGATCCTAGCACTCTGCAGA TTGCTGAAATTGATGGGAATACCTACTGGCGCCACCCTTTCAATAGCTTGTTCAACCCAAAGCAGCTTGAGGAATTTATTGTTATGGACATCAATCGAgttcaagaaaagaagaaacctgCAGGTGCGGGGGCAAGATCAAATAAA CACACGCTGGCTGAAGCCTGGGTAAAGAAAACCTCGGAGCTGAATACAGATCatcagtatttctgcagcactCACTTGGGACACATTCTAAATCCCGGCGACCTTGTCTTGGG atttgACTTGGCCAACTGTAACTTGAATGACGAGTTTGTGAATAAGATGAGCCCACACAATATCCCTGACGTG GTATTGATAAAGAAGAGCTGTGACCGTGCCAAACGCCAGCATCGCAGAAACTGGaaactgaaagagctggaaagaGACAGAGAGGGCATGGATACAGATGATGAAAG ACAATACCAAGACTTCCTTGAAGATCTCGAAGAAGATGAAGCCATAAGGAAAAACGTCAACATTTACAGAA aTGTAGACGTTCCAGTGGAGAGTGACACGGATGATGATGGAGCTCCTCGGATCAGTCTGGCTGAAATGCTGGAGGATCTTCATATTTTCGAGGATGCCACCGGTGGGGAAGGAGCGAATATGATGACAGAATAA
- the LOC110398948 gene encoding serine palmitoyltransferase small subunit B-like yields the protein MLSPEKAGKEGACQPSPPQNHWSLAMDIKRVKDYIYWLYYQYLLITCSYVLEPWEQSMFHTITVTVFAMVVYTAYVFVPIHVRLAFEFFSQIFGGQPDSTVSVVN from the exons ATGCTCAGCCCAGAGAAAGCTGGAAAGGAAGGCGCTTGTCAGCC GTCACCGCCTCAGAACCACTGGAGCCTGGCGATGGATATTAAGCGTGTGAAGGACTATATCTACTGGCTGTACTACCAATACCTGCTGATCACCTGCAGCTACGTGCTGGAGCCCTGGGAGCAGTCCATGTTCCACACCATCACGGTGACTGTTTTCGCGATGGTGGTGTACACGGCGTACGTCTTCGTCCCCATCCACGTCCGCTTGGCTtttgagttcttctcccagataTTTGGGGGCCAGCCCGACAGCACGGTGTCCGTGGTGAACTGA